TTTTAGGAATCTCTTCACCTTTTACCATTGCTTTTTTATTTCGGTTATTAACATCCTTGTTTGGGCTCTTTGCTCTAACGAAATTGATTCCAATCATTAAACTTTGGTTTAAAGGAGAGAAGAATCAAACGATTGCTTGGGGTCTTCTAAATCTTTGTTGGTTTGTTCCATATATTCAGACCCGAACCAGTTCTGAAAGCTTTGGTATTAGTTTCTTCTTGTGGGGATTTTCACTTTTTACTCTTGCTTTAGAGAAAGATAAAGATCTTGTTAAGTCAGGTTTACTTGCAGGTCTTCTATTTGGGCTTAGTTACTTGTCAAGGTCTCAGATGGCCTTTATGGTCGCCTTTATTTGGTTCTTTGCTCTTTTTATTAAGAAGGCAAATTATCGATTACTCCTATCTAGCGCTGTGGCGATTATTGTCGCAATTTTAGCCGGCATAGCATTTGATTACTGGGGATATGGAAATTGGACGTTTTCGACATGGCATTACTTTCGTACTAACTTTCTTGAAGGTATCATGTCTAATGTTAAGCAATATCCTTGGTGGTGGTACTTCAGGCTTGCACTTAATAGGGGAATTGCACCAGTTAGTTTACCGCTAATCTTGGCAACAGTTTGGGGATGGTGGACGTATAGGAAGCATATTCTTACATGGGCAACCCTCCCTCTTTTTATTTTTCACTGTTATGTGGGTCATAAAGAATTGCGCTATATCTTTCCGATTATCATTATTTCTCCTTTATATTTAGCTTTATTTTTTCAAGTTTATGAAGCTAAATTAATTTCTTTAAATACGAAGAAATTATTTAGAGGCCTAATTAAGTTTATTATAGGTGTGAATTTTTTATTTCTCATAATCTCTTCATTTAAAGCAGCTAATCCATCTGTTAATTTCTATAAGTATATTTGGAGCAATGAAGAAATTAGAGAAATTCATGTTCATGGAGAGAACCCTTATACAATGCTAGGCCTTCCTTTAGAGTTTTATAAGAAAAGAGATTTGAAAATTATCAATATTGATAGCTTAGAGTTATATCTGAAAGAGCTAAATGAAACTCAGTACCTTTTCTTCAATAAAGGAAAATTTGTTAGCATTATGGAAGGAAATACTAAGTGTTCTCTTGAGTATTTAACTTATCCGAAGTGGATTTTAAAATTCAATATTGGGAATTGGATTTCTAGATCGAGAGTTTGGTCGGTTTATAAATGTTCAAATTAAGCTAAAAAGGGGCCCAATGGTTGGGCCCAAATATTTGTTTAATCCAATTCCATTTCTAAGAGAATATTTTGAATATGTGCTTTTGCACGCTCTGGGTTCGAGTCAATATTTACTAAGGCATCGATTAATAAGACCCTTAAGCGTTGTTCATCTAATTCACTTTGTACGGCCCTAGCTTCAAAAATAGGTTCTTGTGAAGCACACATTTCAGCAGTGCTATCACTACTCATATTCTTTGATCTTGCCATATGTATACAGGAAGCTGTTTCTGAGGAGGCATTGAAACAAGCCTCCGTCGTTGCATCAGAGCTCATATACTTCGCTCTCGCCATACTTATACATGAAGCAGAGCTACTAGTTGCGCTGGAGCAGACTTCAGCAGTCGCGTCACTGGACATATTCTTTGCTCGGGCCATGCTTATACAGCTTGCAGTGTGTTTATTTGCAAATTTACATACCTCTGAGGTTGCAGAGCTGGACATATTCTTAGAGCGGGCCATACTTATACAAGATGCTTTGTAGTTTGCCGCTTGAATACTTAAGCTCATCATAGTTAATAGTACAATTGATAGTGCTTTCATTTCTTTCTCCGTTTAGTATTTTTATAAATTGTAAGTGATTTTAGTTTAATTATTAGGACTGTTGTAAACGTTACATTGGCCGTCAATAAAATAGACACTGTAAAAACAAGCGGTTAGGTTTACAAAATCTCGCAAATGGCCTGATTTATGAGTTTATGAATATAAGAGTTAAAAAGATGTGCAATTGAAGTAATTTCCCTAAGTTATTTTCTTGGTTATTACGAGGTAGGGAAATGAAGTCCAGACCATTTGCAAGATGAGCTGTTTTATATGTTCAAAATTAACGTGTCACTGAAGACCTCTTGCTAGGTACATAAAACTTCATTTATGAACCTAACTGAACTAAAAGAGTCGGGAATTGTTCTTTATAAAATTTTAAAATGAAAAAAAGTTAACTGTGGGTTAGAATATTATAGATTTAATATTTCAAAGGATTTTTATGAGCGTTTCAAAATTTATGTCAAAGAATGTGATCTCACTCAATCAGGATCAAACAGTTGAAGAAGCTGCAAAAATAATGATTGAAAAGAATATTGGTGGTCTTCCTATTGTTGATAGTACAGGCAAGTTAGTGGGGATGATTACAGAGTCAGATTTTATTGGTCAAAAAGTAGATGTTCCGCACGCGCTTGTGTCTTTAACAAGACTTCTTGGACAAACTCATCACAAAGGCTCTGTTGAAGAAATCTTTGAGAAGGCCAAGTCTTCTAAGTTATCTGAAGTAATGAGTACTAACGTGGATACAATTTCAAGTTCTGCAGACCTCTCGGAAGCAAGTAGTATTATGCTTGCTCAGAATGTAAGTAGATTACCTGTATGTGATGATGGGAATTTAGTTGGAATAATTACTAAAAGAGATATTCTAAAATCATTTAGTAAATAAATATAAGCGCCCTTGTTAATGAGGGCGCATATTTAATCAATCCTTCTTTGTCGTTCTAGATCTTTTAATTTAGAGTATTTTAAAAGAGCAGATAGCGCATTTATAGAGCAAATTACGAATCCATATCTACCATCTAAAAAACCTCTTTTTAAGAGATAGTCTTTGAAAAATTTAAGAAGTGGTCTTGTAATAATTTTGAAATTACTAGAGCGAGTACCATTTTTAAAGGCAGCTTTTGCTGCAATGGTTGTAAACTTATTTGTTTGGTTTACATGATCAGTAATTGAGTCATAACTATAGTGCAAAATATTTCCATTTAGTTTTTGGATACTAGAGGATTCCATCATTTGAACTTTGTCATGAGGGTTAAGTCCGCTCCATACACCTTTTGTTTTATCAAAGAGACGAAGCTTTCTATCTGGATACCAGCCACAATGGTAAATCCATTGGTCTACGTAGTGAGTTAGTCGGTTGAAATAGTAGCCATCTTGATTGAAGGTACTTTTAACTTTTAAAATACTTTGTTCTAGTTCCTGATCAATTGCTTCATCAGCGTCTAAAGATAGAACGTGATTATACGCGGCCTTCTGAAGTGCGAAGTTTTTTTGCTCAATATGTCCTTCAAAAGGGTTTTGT
The window above is part of the Halobacteriovorax sp. HLS genome. Proteins encoded here:
- a CDS encoding CBS domain-containing protein; the encoded protein is MSVSKFMSKNVISLNQDQTVEEAAKIMIEKNIGGLPIVDSTGKLVGMITESDFIGQKVDVPHALVSLTRLLGQTHHKGSVEEIFEKAKSSKLSEVMSTNVDTISSSADLSEASSIMLAQNVSRLPVCDDGNLVGIITKRDILKSFSK
- a CDS encoding glycosyltransferase family 2 protein, with product MIKLSVVIITFNEEHNIERCLKSVQSVADEIIVVDSYSTDKTEEICRRYNVNWIQNPFEGHIEQKNFALQKAAYNHVLSLDADEAIDQELEQSILKVKSTFNQDGYYFNRLTHYVDQWIYHCGWYPDRKLRLFDKTKGVWSGLNPHDKVQMMESSSIQKLNGNILHYSYDSITDHVNQTNKFTTIAAKAAFKNGTRSSNFKIITRPLLKFFKDYLLKRGFLDGRYGFVICSINALSALLKYSKLKDLERQRRID